The following proteins come from a genomic window of Tachyglossus aculeatus isolate mTacAcu1 unplaced genomic scaffold, mTacAcu1.pri SUPER_6_unloc_5, whole genome shotgun sequence:
- the LOC119922134 gene encoding olfactory receptor 1052-like gives MAGSNNTSVIEFLLVGLTDRPELQMPLFALFLVIYLITMIGNVCMILLIQIDVTLHTPMYFFLCNLALCDICYSTLLATKMLINFLLEHKASSFICCVFQSFFFAIYITTEGLLLAIMAYDHSTAIVNPLLYTAIMIPKICLQLVLACYLGGLAHLLTQTIGLLSFNFCGPSVINHFFCDIPPLLKLSCSDSHTNELLLLTFSGAIAAITLIITVISYVQIVTTILRIGSVKGRYKTFSTCTSHLTAVILFYGSLSFSYIQPSSQYSLEQEKVSAVVYTLVIPMLNLLIYSLRNKDVKEALKRSIKWKNCHQ, from the exons ATGGCTGGAAGCAACAACACATCAGTGATTGAGTTCCTGCTTGTGGGCCTGAc tgatcgTCCAGAATTGCAGATGCCTCTCTTTGCCCTGTTCTTGGTCATTTATCTGATCACTATGATAGGAAATGTGTGTATGATCCTATTAATCCAGATTGACGTCACCcttcacactcccatgtacttctttctgtgTAACCTCGCACTCTGTGATATCTGCTACTCGACTCTCCTGGCCACTAAAATGCTAATTAATTTCCTTTTGGAACATAAGGCCAGCTCATTTATTTGCTGTGTCTTTCAGAGTTTCTTTTTTGCCATTTATATTACTACTGAGGGCCTCCTCCTGGCTATCATGGCATATGACCACAGTACAGCGATTGTCAACCCCCTATTGTATACAGCTATCATGATCCCAAAGATCTGCCTTCAGCTAGTGCTTGCATGCTACCTGGGAGGTCTTGCACATTTGTTGACACAAACAATTGGATTACTGAGCTTCAATTTTTGTGGACCTAGTGTCatcaatcatttcttctgtgatatcccccCTCTCCTGAAACTCTCctgttctgactcccacaccaatGAGCTGCTGCTTTTGACCTTCTCTGGAGCCATTGCAGCAATCACCTTAATTATCACCGTGATTTCTTATGTCCAAATTGTCACCACCATCCTCAGGATAGGTTCAGTCAAGGGGAGATACAAAACCTTCTCCACTTGCACCTCCCACCTGACAGCTGTGATCTTGTTCTATGGCTCTCTGTCGTTCAGCTACATTCAGCCCAGTTCCCAGTATTCCCTGGAGCAAGAGAAAGTATCTGCAGTGGTTTACACCCTGGTCATCCCCATGCTAAACCTCctgatttacagcctgaggaacaaggatgtgaaggagGCTTTGAAAAGGTCAATAAAGTGGAAAAATTGCCACCAATAA